Proteins found in one Acidobacteriota bacterium genomic segment:
- a CDS encoding NUDIX hydrolase, which translates to MNESAYRFCPMCAAPLERRLLKNGEPERPVCTACGHVIYLDPKVAVGTIIADESGRIAMVRRAIEPGFGLWVFPGGYVDRGETPQAAAVREAREECGLDVRLDALVNVYAYTGRVPIIIVYAATRRGGTLCVDEECSEAGFFTPDDIPWQKLAFQSTHEALRDYLDGVRHPKL; encoded by the coding sequence GTGAATGAATCCGCGTACCGTTTCTGCCCGATGTGCGCCGCCCCGCTCGAGCGCCGGCTGCTGAAGAACGGCGAGCCCGAGCGCCCGGTCTGCACGGCATGTGGTCACGTCATCTACCTCGATCCGAAGGTCGCGGTCGGAACGATCATCGCGGACGAATCGGGGCGGATCGCGATGGTTCGAAGAGCAATCGAGCCGGGCTTCGGCCTCTGGGTTTTTCCGGGGGGCTACGTCGATCGCGGCGAGACCCCGCAGGCGGCCGCGGTCCGCGAGGCGCGCGAGGAATGCGGCCTCGACGTCCGTCTCGACGCGCTCGTCAACGTCTACGCCTACACCGGCCGCGTCCCAATCATCATCGTCTACGCCGCGACGAGGCGTGGCGGCACGCTTTGCGTGGACGAGGAATGCTCGGAGGCAGGATTCTTCACGCCGGACGACATTCCCTGGCAGAAGCTGGCGTTCCAGAGCACGCACGAGGCCCTGCGCGACTACCTGGACGGGGTCCGTCATCCGAAGCTGTGA
- a CDS encoding DUF5343 domain-containing protein, with the protein MAESEDRVLPPYVPYRTFVNFLDSLGNVVMPSHIDKGVMSSMSGGMQALLRSSLKSMGLIDAEGRPRERFEELVKSRGEERKAALRELFNSTYTPLLKGKIDLQTTTTPKLKQAFADLGATGETVDKCAAFLMALAKDAGFTLSPHLRRAAPRRRARGARPSAATNSPHIAPADQDLTDTDRPPVAAMQRTITLPSGGSLTLSGSFNLFALKGDERDLVFGIIDKMVAFEETHQGQGGDRDD; encoded by the coding sequence ATGGCCGAATCCGAAGACCGCGTGTTGCCGCCGTACGTTCCCTACCGTACGTTCGTGAACTTCCTCGACAGCCTCGGCAACGTCGTGATGCCGTCGCACATAGACAAGGGCGTGATGTCCTCGATGTCGGGCGGGATGCAGGCGCTACTGCGTAGCTCGCTCAAGTCGATGGGATTGATCGACGCTGAGGGGCGCCCACGCGAGCGCTTCGAAGAACTCGTCAAGTCGCGCGGCGAAGAACGAAAGGCCGCGCTCCGCGAGTTGTTCAACAGCACATACACTCCGCTACTGAAGGGAAAGATCGATCTTCAGACGACCACAACGCCGAAACTAAAACAGGCATTTGCCGACCTGGGCGCAACCGGCGAGACAGTCGATAAGTGCGCTGCTTTTCTGATGGCTCTCGCGAAAGACGCGGGCTTTACGCTATCGCCGCACCTAAGACGAGCCGCGCCGCGCCGGCGTGCGCGTGGAGCGCGTCCTTCGGCAGCCACCAACAGCCCTCACATTGCTCCTGCCGATCAGGACCTAACCGATACCGACAGGCCACCGGTCGCGGCAATGCAGCGGACCATCACGCTGCCGAGTGGCGGCAGTCTCACCCTGAGCGGCAGTTTCAACCTGTTTGCCCTGAAGGGCGACGAGCGCGACTTGGTCTTCGGCATCATCGACAAGATGGTGGCGTTTGAAGAGACTCACCAGGGACAAGGAGGAGATCGCGATGACTAG